A window of Dehalobacter sp. contains these coding sequences:
- a CDS encoding ATP-binding protein encodes MENNRSRLARTVNVLILALLVLIQILLIRSWYNKTLDDIGINAMTISRVVADSINITEYEKLLAEKEPNDYFREMQAYFQRIQAETGVKYVYVEHQISPSQIEYIFDSEKDSLGETDELSTPAAHTHTKAFHTRAQTSTLWGTLITGYAPLVNADGQVIGAVGTDVDIQYIYQELAKRVGQIILYTAAMVVLFGLLIYVTLSEEIRRRRVVEKNLKQSMQSVKNLLNNAGQGFLSFGSDLCIEPEYSIECQRLLGPDLDKRNFPDLIYPKDQEQRDFVNKVLLECFQENDPVRREVFLSFLPDAIFLNNYYIKIEYKFIADKRQEETQALMVILTDATEKRALQEQMENERKTLKMIVKAVISRNDLLELISDYQRFCQMTVPQLVTCKEPLQRVIVDVKRRIHTFKGEFGQFEMIHMVRSLHHLEEEIKSFEQRDSATSTGLGMLLQNLNLEHVLNEGLRILQSTLGENFIVRDKIIEIPEEKLLELEDQIAMLIPSQEANILITKIRQLRYRSFKELLAAYPNTVEGLAQGLEKSLYPLELEGGEFPVDTKRYQAFTKSLIHIFANCVDHGIENREDRIKAGKEEKGRVVCEMKLVQDQILLKIADDGKGLDLEGIKQKALELGVFTAEQLAELDDKDIIPLIFEDGLSSKDSASMISGRGIGMAIVKQELEKIGGHLDIVTNPDTGTEFNFLLPIGTGTHSYD; translated from the coding sequence TTGGAAAATAATCGGAGTAGGCTGGCAAGAACGGTTAACGTTCTTATTCTTGCTTTGCTGGTATTAATTCAAATTCTCTTGATCAGGTCCTGGTATAATAAGACCCTTGATGATATCGGCATCAACGCGATGACCATTTCTCGGGTTGTCGCTGACAGTATTAATATTACTGAATATGAAAAGTTACTTGCGGAGAAAGAGCCTAATGATTATTTTAGAGAGATGCAGGCATATTTTCAGCGTATTCAAGCTGAAACCGGAGTGAAGTATGTTTATGTCGAACATCAAATATCACCCAGCCAAATTGAATACATTTTCGATTCGGAGAAGGATTCTTTAGGTGAGACCGATGAACTGTCTACACCGGCAGCACATACGCATACCAAAGCTTTTCACACGAGAGCTCAGACTTCAACGCTTTGGGGTACTTTGATTACCGGCTATGCACCATTGGTCAATGCCGACGGTCAGGTCATAGGCGCAGTCGGAACAGATGTAGATATCCAATATATTTATCAGGAACTGGCCAAACGCGTCGGGCAGATCATTCTTTATACAGCAGCCATGGTCGTTCTCTTCGGCTTGCTTATTTACGTCACGCTCAGTGAAGAAATACGAAGACGGCGCGTCGTCGAAAAAAATCTTAAACAAAGTATGCAGTCTGTGAAAAATTTACTCAATAATGCCGGGCAGGGCTTCCTGTCTTTTGGATCAGACCTGTGTATTGAACCTGAATACAGCATTGAATGCCAGAGATTATTGGGTCCTGACTTAGATAAACGTAACTTCCCGGACTTAATTTATCCGAAGGATCAGGAACAAAGAGACTTTGTGAACAAAGTTCTTCTGGAATGTTTTCAGGAGAATGACCCGGTGCGCAGGGAGGTATTCCTTTCTTTTCTGCCGGATGCAATTTTCCTGAATAACTACTATATAAAAATCGAATACAAGTTTATCGCGGATAAGCGTCAGGAAGAAACACAAGCTTTGATGGTTATCTTAACGGATGCTACGGAGAAACGTGCTTTGCAGGAACAAATGGAAAATGAACGGAAAACACTTAAAATGATTGTTAAGGCTGTTATCAGCCGTAATGACCTTTTGGAACTTATTTCAGATTACCAGCGTTTTTGCCAGATGACCGTACCGCAGCTGGTTACTTGCAAAGAACCGCTTCAGCGGGTAATTGTCGATGTCAAACGAAGGATTCATACCTTTAAAGGGGAATTTGGCCAGTTTGAGATGATACATATGGTTCGTTCTCTTCACCATCTTGAAGAAGAGATCAAATCTTTTGAACAAAGGGATTCAGCAACCAGTACTGGTTTAGGTATGCTCCTGCAAAATTTGAATCTTGAACATGTTCTGAATGAAGGTTTGCGTATTCTGCAGTCAACCTTAGGGGAGAATTTTATTGTCAGAGATAAAATCATCGAGATCCCGGAAGAAAAACTGCTTGAATTGGAAGATCAAATAGCGATGCTTATTCCATCGCAGGAGGCCAATATTCTGATTACCAAAATCAGGCAATTGCGTTACCGCTCGTTCAAAGAGCTTTTAGCTGCTTACCCGAATACTGTAGAAGGCTTAGCTCAGGGCTTGGAGAAATCGTTGTATCCTCTTGAACTAGAAGGCGGAGAGTTCCCTGTAGATACAAAAAGGTACCAGGCCTTTACCAAATCACTGATTCATATTTTTGCGAACTGCGTAGATCATGGCATTGAAAACAGGGAAGACAGAATCAAAGCCGGAAAAGAAGAAAAGGGCCGCGTTGTCTGCGAAATGAAATTAGTTCAAGATCAAATATTATTAAAGATCGCTGATGATGGCAAAGGCTTAGACTTGGAAGGAATCAAACAAAAAGCGCTTGAGCTTGGGGTATTTACCGCAGAACAACTGGCAGAGCTGGACGATAAAGATATTATCCCACTTATTTTTGAAGACGGGCTTTCCAGCAAAGACAGTGCATCGATGATTTCGGGACGCGGCATCGGCATGGCGATCGTTAAACAAGAACTTGAAAAAATAGGCGGTCATTTGGATATTGTTACAAATCCTGACACTGGAACAGAATTCAATTTTCTGCTGCCAATTGGAACCGGCACTCATAGTTACGACTGA
- a CDS encoding response regulator produces MAKVLIVDDSAIMRRNLAAIMGRGGHEVIGEALNGMQALAEYGNLHPDIVTMDITMPLSDGIEALGKLLGRYPDARVVMISAINQKDRVFEAIKLGAKNYIIKPFEEDKVINIINQVLGLR; encoded by the coding sequence ATGGCTAAGGTATTAATCGTTGATGACTCTGCAATTATGAGGAGAAATTTAGCTGCTATCATGGGGAGAGGCGGTCATGAAGTCATAGGCGAAGCGCTCAATGGCATGCAGGCTCTGGCTGAATATGGAAATTTGCATCCGGATATTGTGACAATGGATATTACGATGCCTCTGTCAGACGGCATCGAGGCACTTGGTAAATTGCTCGGCAGGTACCCTGATGCCAGGGTGGTCATGATAAGCGCAATTAACCAAAAAGACAGGGTCTTCGAGGCAATTAAATTGGGCGCCAAGAATTACATTATTAAACCTTTTGAGGAAGACAAGGTAATCAATATTATAAACCAGGTCCTGGGTTTAAGATAA
- the trmB gene encoding tRNA (guanosine(46)-N7)-methyltransferase TrmB has translation MRLRRKRSAKLELEKDTKTILAPAECKGKWNEVFDNNDPVHLELGCGRGDFIASLAGKTENINYIAIDSYPEVLVCVLRKLNQSKLPNVRLVSMRIEDTDSIFGQDEIDKIYINFCNPWPSKRHHKRRLTHPNFLRKYQTFVKKGSEVWFKTDDEPLFEDSLQYFQETGFQELYRTYDLHQSGFEENIMTEYETKFTGQGIKIKFAVFKYE, from the coding sequence TTGCGGCTTAGGAGAAAACGGAGCGCAAAGCTCGAACTAGAGAAAGACACCAAGACCATTTTAGCCCCTGCGGAATGCAAAGGGAAGTGGAATGAAGTATTCGACAATAATGATCCGGTTCATTTAGAACTGGGCTGCGGCCGGGGGGATTTTATCGCATCACTTGCAGGCAAAACTGAAAATATCAATTATATTGCAATTGATTCCTACCCGGAAGTGCTGGTTTGTGTGTTAAGGAAACTTAATCAAAGCAAGCTGCCTAACGTCAGGCTGGTTTCCATGCGTATTGAAGATACCGACAGTATTTTCGGACAGGATGAAATTGATAAAATCTATATCAATTTCTGTAATCCATGGCCCAGCAAGCGACACCATAAGCGCAGACTGACACATCCGAACTTTCTAAGGAAGTACCAGACCTTTGTAAAGAAAGGATCGGAGGTTTGGTTCAAAACGGACGATGAACCACTTTTTGAAGATAGCCTGCAGTATTTTCAGGAGACCGGTTTTCAGGAATTATACCGGACATATGATTTGCATCAAAGTGGTTTTGAAGAAAATATCATGACCGAATACGAAACAAAATTTACAGGTCAGGGGATCAAGATTAAGTTTGCCGTTTTTAAGTATGAATAA
- a CDS encoding citrate/2-methylcitrate synthase has translation MACNKKETIDSFTHKYSKICQENSWIDPSLYNEYGVKRGLRDKNGEGVLAGLTNISLIKSHDEIDGKRIPCDGKLLYRGYNITDLVKGFAHNQQYGFEEITYLLLFGSLPNEEQLAHFKDILVESRNLPKNFVRDVIMKAPSRDIMNSLTKSVLTLASYDETIDDVSLDNVLRQCLMLISIFPMLCVYGYHAYNHYECNESFYIHRPDDQLSTAQNILKMLRPDKQFTELEAKVLDIALVLHMEHGGGNNSTFTTRVVSSSGSDTYSVIAAALSSLKGPKHGGANIKVVEMVADIKSHVANPKDEEEVKSYLTKILKKEAFDRRGLIYGMGHAVYSISDPRAQIFKGFVEKLADDRDRRSDFELYAMIERLAPQVIAEERKIYKGVSANVDFYSGFVYSMLDIPLELYTPLFAMARIVGWSAHRLEELVNADKIIRPAYESPLIDKDYRVMQER, from the coding sequence ATGGCGTGCAATAAAAAGGAAACAATTGATTCTTTTACACATAAGTACAGCAAGATCTGTCAGGAAAACAGCTGGATTGATCCAAGCCTCTATAATGAGTATGGCGTAAAACGCGGCTTAAGAGATAAGAACGGGGAAGGGGTACTTGCCGGGTTAACCAATATCTCTTTAATCAAGTCTCATGACGAAATTGATGGAAAGCGGATTCCCTGTGACGGAAAACTTCTTTACCGGGGATACAATATCACTGATTTGGTCAAAGGATTTGCACATAATCAGCAATATGGCTTTGAAGAAATAACTTATCTGCTTCTGTTTGGATCACTGCCTAATGAAGAACAATTAGCCCACTTTAAAGACATTTTAGTGGAAAGCAGAAATCTTCCTAAAAATTTTGTGCGTGATGTCATTATGAAAGCACCGAGCAGAGACATCATGAATTCTCTAACAAAGAGTGTTCTTACCCTGGCATCCTATGATGAGACCATAGACGATGTGTCTTTAGATAATGTTTTGCGGCAATGTCTGATGCTGATCAGCATTTTTCCGATGCTGTGCGTGTACGGGTATCATGCCTACAATCATTATGAATGCAACGAAAGCTTTTATATCCACAGACCTGATGATCAGCTCTCCACAGCTCAAAATATCCTGAAAATGTTAAGACCGGATAAACAATTTACGGAACTTGAAGCCAAGGTGCTGGATATTGCCCTTGTACTGCATATGGAACACGGCGGGGGAAATAATTCCACGTTTACGACCAGAGTCGTTTCTTCTTCCGGTTCGGATACGTATTCCGTCATTGCGGCGGCCTTATCCTCTCTGAAAGGGCCAAAACATGGCGGAGCAAATATTAAGGTTGTCGAGATGGTGGCTGATATCAAATCCCACGTTGCCAACCCTAAGGATGAAGAAGAGGTCAAAAGCTACTTAACGAAGATTTTGAAGAAGGAAGCGTTTGACCGGAGAGGTCTCATTTATGGGATGGGACATGCTGTTTATTCGATTTCCGACCCAAGGGCCCAAATCTTCAAAGGCTTTGTCGAGAAGCTGGCGGATGACAGAGACCGAAGAAGTGATTTTGAATTATATGCGATGATTGAGAGACTCGCTCCTCAGGTCATCGCTGAGGAACGGAAAATCTATAAAGGTGTCAGTGCCAATGTGGATTTTTACAGCGGCTTTGTTTACAGTATGCTGGATATTCCGCTGGAACTGTATACGCCGTTGTTTGCGATGGCCAGAATTGTCGGGTGGAGTGCCCACCGTTTGGAAGAATTGGTCAATGCAGACAAAATCATCAGACCGGCCTATGAAAGTCCCCTTATTGATAAGGATTATAGGGTAATGCAGGAACGGTAA